Proteins found in one Cellulomonas palmilytica genomic segment:
- a CDS encoding DUF488 domain-containing protein: MVQVGRVYDEGDGSRRVLVDRLWPRGIRKDDPRIDEWLPLAAPSTELRHWYGHREEAFDEFARRYEAELAEGEQADAFARLAALVDHEPTTLVTATREVELSHLTVLARLLDERTR, from the coding sequence ATGGTGCAGGTCGGGCGGGTGTACGACGAGGGCGACGGGAGCCGTCGCGTCCTCGTCGACCGGCTGTGGCCGCGCGGGATCCGCAAGGACGACCCGCGGATCGACGAGTGGCTGCCGCTCGCGGCGCCGAGCACGGAGCTGCGGCACTGGTACGGCCACCGCGAGGAGGCGTTCGACGAGTTCGCCCGCCGGTACGAGGCCGAGCTCGCCGAGGGGGAGCAGGCGGACGCGTTCGCGCGGCTGGCCGCGCTGGTGGACCACGAGCCGACGACGCTGGTGACCGCGACGCGCGAGGTCGAGCTGAGCCACCTCACGGTGCTGGCGCGCCTGCTCGACGAGCGGACGCGCTGA
- a CDS encoding AAA family ATPase, producing the protein MTAADVVILTGPPGAGKSTTARALAASSDRGVHLHTDDFWHWIVSGAIPPYLPDADTQNQTVLRAVRGTAFAYAQGGYTTVVDGIVGPWMLPHFTSVPASPPLHYVVLRPSRDETLRRAQARVAPGALVDAGPVLAMWDQLADLGELERHVIDTTGQDAAQTLAAVRAAVASGRYVLHPTDTSPEE; encoded by the coding sequence GTGACCGCAGCCGACGTCGTCATCCTCACGGGGCCGCCCGGGGCCGGGAAGTCCACGACCGCACGCGCGCTCGCCGCGTCGTCCGACCGCGGCGTGCACCTGCACACCGACGACTTCTGGCACTGGATCGTCTCCGGCGCGATCCCGCCGTACCTGCCGGACGCCGACACCCAGAACCAGACCGTGCTGCGCGCCGTGCGGGGCACCGCGTTCGCGTACGCGCAGGGCGGGTACACGACCGTCGTCGACGGCATCGTCGGACCGTGGATGCTCCCCCACTTCACGTCGGTCCCCGCGAGCCCGCCGCTGCACTACGTCGTCCTGCGGCCCTCGCGCGACGAGACGTTGCGGCGTGCGCAGGCGCGGGTCGCGCCCGGCGCGCTCGTCGACGCCGGTCCCGTGCTGGCGATGTGGGACCAGCTGGCCGACCTCGGCGAGCTGGAACGCCACGTCATCGACACGACCGGCCAGGACGCCGCACAGACGCTGGCCGCGGTACGCGCGGCCGTCGCCTCCGGCCGGTACGTCCTGCACCCGACCGACACGTCGCCCGAGGAGTGA
- a CDS encoding histidine phosphatase family protein: MTVGRLLLWRHGRTAFNATARLQGQVDIPLDDVGRWQARTAAAAMLVRHTPTRIVSSDLGRAVETADPLARMAGVDVETDERVRERSFGEWEGLSGPEIAERWPEDFALWRSGGEPERVGAETRLQVAKRTAAAIDEHAQRMAREETLVVVSHGAAISSAVAELMGLPADWRALAGMHNAHWAELVPSSSGILPAWRLVGYNLGPTDASADWNAGPDRTDEHEGGSTRDPD; the protein is encoded by the coding sequence GTGACGGTCGGCCGCCTGCTGCTCTGGCGGCACGGCCGCACCGCGTTCAACGCCACCGCCCGGCTCCAGGGCCAGGTGGACATCCCGCTCGACGACGTGGGCCGCTGGCAGGCTCGCACCGCGGCGGCCGCGATGCTCGTGCGGCACACCCCGACGCGCATCGTCTCGTCCGACCTCGGCCGTGCCGTGGAGACCGCTGACCCGCTCGCGCGCATGGCGGGCGTCGACGTCGAGACCGACGAGCGCGTGCGTGAGAGGTCGTTCGGCGAGTGGGAGGGGCTGAGCGGCCCCGAGATCGCCGAGCGGTGGCCCGAGGACTTCGCGCTCTGGCGCTCCGGCGGGGAGCCGGAGCGCGTCGGTGCCGAGACGCGCCTGCAGGTCGCGAAGCGCACGGCGGCAGCGATCGACGAGCACGCCCAGCGCATGGCGCGTGAGGAGACCCTCGTCGTCGTGTCGCACGGCGCGGCGATCAGCTCCGCGGTCGCCGAGCTCATGGGCCTGCCGGCCGACTGGCGCGCGCTCGCGGGCATGCACAACGCGCACTGGGCGGAGCTCGTGCCCTCGTCGTCGGGCATCCTGCCCGCCTGGCGGCTGGTCGGCTACAACCTCGGGCCGACGGACGCCTCCGCGGACTGGAACGCCGGCCCGGACCGCACCGACGAGCACGAGGGCGGCTCGACCCGCGACCCCGACTGA
- the rsfS gene encoding ribosome silencing factor produces MAATERAVELAVAAARAASDLKAQEIIALDVSEQLVLTDVFLIASGTNERQVGAIVDAVEESLFKLGAKPVRREGKAQGRWVLIDFGDVVVHVQHAEDRVYYALERLWKDCPLIELPADARGGDGSEADA; encoded by the coding sequence GTGGCCGCCACCGAACGTGCCGTCGAGCTCGCCGTCGCCGCCGCCCGCGCGGCGTCCGACCTCAAGGCGCAGGAGATCATCGCGCTCGACGTGAGCGAGCAGCTCGTCCTCACGGACGTGTTCCTCATCGCGTCCGGCACGAACGAGCGCCAGGTCGGCGCGATCGTCGACGCCGTCGAGGAGTCGCTGTTCAAGCTCGGCGCCAAGCCCGTGCGCCGCGAGGGCAAGGCGCAGGGCCGCTGGGTGCTCATCGACTTCGGTGACGTCGTCGTGCACGTGCAGCACGCCGAGGACCGCGTGTACTACGCGCTCGAGCGCCTGTGGAAGGACTGCCCGCTCATCGAGCTGCCCGCCGACGCGCGGGGTGGCGACGGGAGCGAGGCCGACGCGTGA
- the nadD gene encoding nicotinate-nucleotide adenylyltransferase: MGGTFDPVHHGHLVAASEVAARFGLDEVVFVPTGTPSFKQDQDVTPAEHRYLMTVIATASNPRFTVSRVDIDRGGVTFTVDTLRDLKAARPDAELFFITGADAVAQILTWKDAQELFSMAQFVAVTRPGHTLSVEGLPVDRVHVMEIPALAISSTDVRARERAGQPVWYLVPDGVVQYIAKHQLYRGLS, translated from the coding sequence ATGGGCGGGACGTTCGACCCCGTCCACCACGGACACCTGGTCGCGGCGAGCGAGGTCGCCGCGAGGTTCGGCCTCGACGAGGTCGTGTTCGTGCCCACCGGCACGCCCTCGTTCAAGCAGGACCAGGACGTCACGCCCGCCGAGCACCGCTACCTGATGACCGTGATCGCCACGGCCTCCAACCCGAGGTTCACGGTCAGCCGCGTCGACATCGACCGCGGCGGTGTGACGTTCACCGTGGACACCCTGCGCGACCTCAAGGCGGCTCGGCCCGATGCCGAGTTGTTCTTCATCACCGGTGCCGACGCCGTCGCGCAGATCCTGACGTGGAAGGATGCGCAGGAGCTGTTCTCGATGGCGCAGTTCGTGGCCGTCACACGTCCGGGGCACACGCTCTCGGTCGAGGGACTGCCGGTGGACCGGGTGCACGTCATGGAGATCCCGGCGCTGGCGATCTCCTCCACCGACGTGCGCGCCCGGGAACGGGCCGGCCAGCCGGTCTGGTACCTCGTCCCCGACGGGGTGGTCCAGTACATCGCGAAGCACCAGCTGTATCGAGGTTTGTCATGA
- a CDS encoding rhodanese-like domain-containing protein has product MTDQATTPSTAPAVDLSLEDAGALAPLVAPQTAAQRLAEGAVLVDVRSDAGRATTGSIPGAHVVDRYRVDETFDLAAAARLEPVVSLDTPIVVVCGSVRGSGPVAAALRAKGYTDVVHVEGGAPAWAEAGLPVERATGTA; this is encoded by the coding sequence ATGACCGACCAGGCCACCACGCCCTCGACCGCACCCGCCGTCGACCTCTCGCTCGAGGACGCGGGCGCGCTCGCGCCGCTCGTCGCGCCACAGACCGCCGCGCAGCGCCTCGCCGAGGGCGCCGTGCTCGTCGACGTCCGCTCGGACGCGGGGCGCGCCACGACCGGCAGCATCCCGGGCGCGCACGTGGTCGACCGGTACCGCGTGGACGAGACGTTCGACCTCGCCGCCGCGGCCCGGCTCGAGCCCGTCGTGTCGCTCGACACGCCGATCGTCGTCGTGTGCGGCTCGGTCCGCGGCTCGGGACCCGTCGCCGCCGCCCTGCGCGCCAAGGGGTACACCGACGTCGTGCACGTCGAGGGCGGCGCGCCCGCGTGGGCCGAGGCGGGCCTGCCCGTCGAGCGCGCGACCGGGACCGCCTGA
- a CDS encoding MFS transporter produces MTSAATSPATSLTTAPTTSPTTAAGPPRSAPAWRATETRVTLVCLAVGFATLTDQAVVTVAVPSLRASLEASTGQVQWLVAAYSLGFALALVPAGRLGDVRGRRGLLVGGVAVFSLLSVAAATATTADVAVACRFLQGVAAGVANPQVLGLLQDHFTGARRTRALGAYVSVAALAGILAPLVGGLVLEAAGGAAPWRWVVLLNVPFGLAAALLGRRWLPRVARPGRRPDVDPVGVALLGLTVLALLVPAVAVTGGTSTPGWTWGAPVLAGAALVVWERHHARRGGLPLLLPALLASRSFVLGTAVATLVFGASLGSTLVLVLHLQEGLGMPAWRAGLVGTPGAVVGAVVSTVAWRVAGRFGRRAVTVALLLVAGSTAASAALVAGAPAHLVVPGLVAVQVVGGVGTGLVHAPNQAFTLEAVPPDAAGLAAGFLQVLQRVSAVLALALLGGVVVSGSDPTAGPGADGRAAATGLVVCAAMTALSALASAVDSRARRRAGRLVVLEPAGPATEPATDLTTEPTTEPTTGPTTENSRGRQVPVPH; encoded by the coding sequence GTGACCTCGGCTGCGACCTCCCCGGCGACCTCCCTGACGACCGCCCCGACGACCTCCCCGACGACCGCCGCGGGACCCCCGCGGTCGGCGCCCGCGTGGCGCGCGACCGAGACGCGCGTGACGCTCGTGTGCCTCGCGGTCGGCTTCGCGACGCTCACCGACCAGGCCGTCGTCACCGTCGCGGTGCCGTCGCTGCGCGCGTCCCTCGAGGCCTCGACCGGGCAGGTCCAGTGGCTCGTCGCCGCGTACTCCCTGGGGTTCGCGCTCGCGCTCGTCCCCGCCGGCCGGCTCGGCGACGTGCGCGGGCGACGCGGGCTGCTCGTCGGCGGCGTCGCGGTGTTCTCGCTGCTGAGCGTCGCGGCCGCGACCGCGACGACCGCCGACGTGGCGGTCGCGTGCCGGTTCCTGCAGGGCGTCGCCGCCGGGGTCGCCAACCCCCAGGTGCTCGGGCTCCTGCAGGACCACTTCACGGGCGCGCGCCGCACGCGCGCGCTCGGCGCTTACGTGAGCGTCGCGGCCCTCGCGGGGATCCTCGCGCCGCTCGTCGGCGGGCTCGTGCTCGAGGCCGCCGGGGGAGCGGCCCCGTGGCGCTGGGTCGTCCTGCTCAACGTGCCGTTCGGCCTCGCGGCCGCGCTGCTCGGCCGCCGCTGGCTGCCGCGCGTCGCGCGTCCCGGGCGGCGCCCCGACGTCGACCCGGTGGGCGTCGCGCTGCTCGGTCTGACCGTGCTCGCGCTGCTCGTGCCGGCGGTCGCCGTGACCGGCGGCACCAGCACCCCGGGCTGGACGTGGGGAGCCCCCGTGCTCGCGGGCGCCGCGCTCGTCGTCTGGGAGCGGCACCACGCCCGCCGCGGCGGGCTGCCCCTCCTGCTGCCGGCGCTGCTCGCGTCCCGGTCGTTCGTGCTCGGCACCGCGGTCGCCACGCTCGTGTTCGGTGCGTCGCTCGGCTCGACGCTCGTGCTCGTCCTGCACCTGCAGGAAGGGCTCGGCATGCCCGCGTGGCGGGCGGGGCTCGTCGGGACACCCGGCGCGGTCGTCGGGGCCGTGGTCTCGACCGTCGCGTGGCGCGTCGCGGGACGGTTCGGGCGACGCGCCGTGACCGTCGCGCTCCTGCTCGTCGCCGGGTCGACGGCCGCGTCCGCCGCGCTCGTCGCGGGCGCTCCCGCGCACCTCGTCGTGCCCGGGCTCGTCGCCGTGCAGGTGGTCGGGGGAGTGGGGACCGGGCTGGTGCACGCCCCCAACCAGGCGTTCACGCTCGAGGCCGTCCCACCCGACGCCGCCGGGCTTGCCGCGGGCTTCTTGCAGGTCCTGCAGCGCGTCAGCGCGGTGCTCGCGCTCGCGCTGCTGGGCGGTGTCGTCGTCTCCGGGTCGGATCCCACCGCCGGGCCCGGGGCGGACGGGCGCGCCGCCGCGACGGGACTCGTCGTGTGCGCCGCCATGACCGCGCTGTCCGCGCTCGCCTCCGCGGTCGACTCGCGCGCACGTCGTCGTGCCGGCCGCCTCGTCGTGCTCGAGCCCGCAGGACCCGCCACAGAACCCGCCACCGACCTCACCACAGAACCCACCACGGAACCCACCACAGGACCCACGACCGAGAACAGCCGGGGCCGCCAGGTCCCGGTGCCGCACTGA
- a CDS encoding NADPH-dependent oxidoreductase yields the protein MSVDVVVEQPTAQPAPDDAAPLDELRHARYGGAAAPHGPLVDSAVVRRQLAHRSVRRYLPDDVPDEVVATLVAAAQSAATSSNLQLWSVVAVRDPQRRARLAHLAGDQEHVVQAPVLLVWLVDLGRAHVVADRHGAPTEAAEFLESTVVGFVDAALAAQNATLAAESLGLGTVYIGALRNRPEDVAEVLGLPAHVFPAFGLVVGHPDPSEQAGVKPRLPQEAVLHHETYDLAHQLDAVAAYEDRIGEYYRAQGLRHSWTERLLARFASPRALNGRERLAQALRQAGLGLR from the coding sequence GTGTCCGTCGACGTCGTCGTGGAACAGCCCACCGCCCAGCCCGCACCCGACGACGCCGCACCCCTCGACGAGCTGCGGCACGCGCGGTACGGCGGCGCCGCGGCGCCGCACGGCCCGCTCGTCGACTCCGCGGTCGTGCGCCGACAGCTCGCGCACCGCTCCGTGCGCCGGTACCTGCCCGACGACGTGCCCGACGAGGTCGTCGCGACGCTCGTCGCCGCGGCGCAGTCCGCCGCGACCAGCTCGAACCTGCAGCTGTGGAGCGTCGTCGCGGTCCGTGACCCGCAGCGCCGGGCCCGGCTCGCGCACCTCGCGGGCGACCAGGAGCACGTCGTCCAGGCGCCCGTGCTGCTCGTGTGGCTCGTCGACCTGGGGCGCGCGCACGTCGTCGCCGACCGGCACGGCGCGCCCACCGAGGCGGCCGAGTTCCTCGAGTCGACCGTCGTCGGGTTCGTCGACGCCGCGCTCGCGGCCCAGAACGCGACCCTCGCCGCGGAGTCGCTCGGCCTCGGCACCGTGTACATCGGCGCGCTGCGCAACCGGCCCGAGGACGTGGCCGAGGTGCTCGGGCTGCCCGCGCACGTGTTCCCGGCGTTCGGGCTCGTCGTCGGGCACCCCGACCCGAGCGAGCAGGCGGGCGTCAAGCCGCGGCTCCCGCAGGAGGCCGTGCTGCACCACGAGACGTACGACCTGGCGCACCAGCTCGACGCCGTGGCCGCCTACGAGGACCGGATCGGCGAGTACTACCGCGCGCAGGGGCTGCGGCACTCGTGGACCGAGCGGCTCCTCGCGCGGTTCGCGAGCCCGCGCGCGCTCAACGGGCGGGAGCGGCTCGCGCAGGCGCTGCGGCAGGCGGGCCTCGGGCTGCGGTGA
- a CDS encoding NtaA/DmoA family FMN-dependent monooxygenase (This protein belongs to a clade of FMN-dependent monooxygenases, within a broader family of flavin-dependent oxidoreductases, the luciferase-like monooxygenase (LMM) family, some of whose members use coenzyme F420 rather than FMN.) — protein sequence MERWMRLGTYHTVTGQHAGAWRVSTQATDSESLAQHVAAARAAQDAGLDFLLVTDVLGEQADPQRPHEVRADLVPRLEPTALLAALAATTRDIGLVGSFSTTFEDPYHLARRLASLDHLSEGRAGWNVVTSFQALASAAAGGEPLPPHADRYARAREALEVACALWDAWERDAVVRDRRAGRYVDPARVRRVEHAGPSFDVRTVLPSSRSPQGRPVLFQAGASEAGRALAADHADVVFTSQDHLPDARKFYREVKHRVADAGRDPDGVLVMPGVVAIVASTRAQAREVRARLDEAIDDERARRRLSALLGWDTSALPADALLDAAPAQTEGHRSRARQLHERAVRERLTVRELARVAEATRGHLLVVGSPQDVADELLAWFEADAADGFVVGPAVMPAGLRRFTRDVVPLLRAAGVRPDRPHGGTLRDRLGVGAPTGAARETTALNR from the coding sequence GTGGAGCGCTGGATGCGACTGGGCACGTACCACACCGTGACGGGCCAGCACGCGGGTGCGTGGCGCGTGAGCACGCAGGCGACCGACAGCGAGTCGCTCGCGCAGCACGTCGCCGCGGCGCGCGCGGCGCAGGACGCGGGGCTCGACTTCCTGCTCGTCACCGACGTGCTCGGTGAGCAGGCCGACCCGCAGCGCCCGCACGAGGTGCGCGCCGACCTCGTCCCGCGCCTCGAGCCGACGGCGCTGCTGGCCGCGCTCGCCGCGACGACGCGGGACATCGGGCTCGTCGGGAGCTTCTCGACGACGTTCGAGGACCCGTACCACCTGGCCCGACGGCTCGCGAGCCTCGACCACCTGTCCGAGGGCCGGGCCGGCTGGAACGTCGTGACGTCGTTCCAGGCGCTCGCGTCCGCCGCGGCGGGCGGCGAGCCGCTGCCGCCGCACGCGGACCGGTACGCCCGCGCCCGTGAGGCGCTCGAGGTCGCGTGCGCGCTGTGGGACGCGTGGGAGCGAGACGCCGTCGTCCGCGACCGGCGCGCCGGCCGGTACGTCGACCCCGCGCGCGTGCGCCGCGTCGAGCACGCCGGCCCGTCGTTCGACGTCCGCACGGTGCTGCCGTCGTCGCGTTCGCCGCAGGGCCGCCCCGTGCTGTTCCAGGCGGGCGCGTCCGAGGCGGGGCGCGCGCTGGCGGCCGACCACGCGGACGTCGTGTTCACGAGCCAGGACCACCTGCCCGACGCGCGGAAGTTCTACCGCGAGGTCAAACACCGCGTCGCGGACGCGGGACGCGACCCGGACGGCGTGCTCGTCATGCCGGGCGTCGTCGCGATCGTCGCATCGACGCGCGCGCAGGCCCGCGAGGTGCGCGCGCGGCTCGACGAGGCGATCGACGACGAGCGTGCGCGCCGCCGGCTGTCCGCGCTGCTGGGGTGGGACACCTCCGCGCTGCCCGCGGACGCGCTGCTCGACGCCGCACCGGCGCAGACCGAGGGGCACCGCAGCCGGGCGCGCCAGCTGCACGAGCGCGCGGTCCGCGAGCGCCTGACGGTCAGGGAGCTCGCGCGCGTCGCGGAGGCCACGCGCGGCCACCTGCTCGTCGTCGGGAGCCCGCAGGACGTCGCCGACGAGCTGCTCGCCTGGTTCGAGGCGGACGCCGCCGACGGGTTCGTCGTCGGACCGGCCGTGATGCCCGCGGGCCTGCGACGGTTCACGCGCGACGTCGTGCCGCTGCTGCGCGCCGCGGGCGTGCGGCCGGACCGCCCGCACGGCGGGACGCTGCGCGACCGGCTCGGGGTCGGCGCACCGACGGGGGCAGCCCGTGAGACGACCGCCCTCAACCGTTGA